One genomic region from Electrophorus electricus isolate fEleEle1 unplaced genomic scaffold, fEleEle1.pri scaffold_99_arrow_ctg1, whole genome shotgun sequence encodes:
- the LOC113568868 gene encoding LOW QUALITY PROTEIN: pre-mRNA-processing factor 17-like (The sequence of the model RefSeq protein was modified relative to this genomic sequence to represent the inferred CDS: inserted 2 bases in 1 codon) gives LWEVYSDRRCLRTFIGHSKAVRDICFNNAGTQFLSAGYDRYLKLWDSETGQCISRFTNRKVPYCIKFNPDEDKQNLFVARMSDKKIVQWDIRSGEVVQEYDHHLGAVNTITFVDENRRFVSTSDDKXLRVWEWDIPVDFKYIAELSMHSMPAVTLSPSGKWLACQSMDNQILIFGAQNRFRLSKKKVFKGHMVAGYACQVDFSPNMSHVVSGDADGKLNIWDWKTTKLYHRIKAHDKVCISALWHPHETSKVITCGWDGQIKLWD, from the exons GTCACAGTAAGGCAGTGCGTGACATCTGCTTCAACAACGCTGGAACTCAATTCCTCAGTGCAGGTTACGATCGCTACCTCAAGCTGTGGGACTCTGAGACAG GTCAGTGCATCTCCAGGTTCACTAACAGGAAAGTCCCCTACTGTATAAAGTTTAACCCAGATGAGGACAAACAAAACCTGTTTGTTGCTAGAATGTCGGACAAGAAGATTGTGCAG TGGGACATCCGCTCTGGGGAGGTGGTGCAGGAGTACGACCACCACCTGGGAGCCGTCAACACCATCACGTTTGTGGACGAGAACCGCCGCTTCGTCAGCACCTCCGATGACAA CTTGCGCGTGTGGGAGTG GGACATTCCAGTGGATTTCAAGTACATTGCGGAGCTCAGTATGCATTCGATGCCTGCGGTGACGTTATCACCCAGTG GCAAATGGCTAGCCTGTCAGTCCATGGATAATCAGATCCTGATATTCGGAGCCCAGAATCGGTTCAGGCTCAGCAAGAAGAAAGTGTTTAAGGGCCACATGGTTGCCGGGTATGCCTGCCAGGTGGACTTCTCTCCCAATATGAG TCATGTGGTGTCTGGTGATGCTGACGGGAAGCTGAACATCTGGGACTGGAAGACCACCAAGCTGTACCACCGAATCAAGGCACACGACAAGGTGTGCATCAGCGCCCTCTGGCACCCCCACGAGACCTCCAAGGTCATCACCTGCGGCTGGGACGGACAAATCAAACTCTGGGACTAA